A region from the Afifella aestuarii genome encodes:
- the phnK gene encoding phosphonate C-P lyase system protein PhnK, whose protein sequence is MDDAPLLSVDGLTRFYGPRIGCRDVSFDLYPGEVLAVVGESGSGKTTLLNCVSGRMPLSSGTVSYRMRDGVVRDLAALGEAERRFLMRTDWGFVHQNPADGLRMNVSAGANVGERLMAIGDRHYGKIRGSALSWLERVEVPADRIDDDPRGFSGGMRQRLQIARNLVTAPRLVFMDEPTGGLDVSVQARLLDLIRALVADLGMAALVVTHDLAVARLLSHRIMVMKAGEVVEEGLTDRVLDDPHAPYTQLLVSSILQV, encoded by the coding sequence TTGGATGATGCGCCGCTTCTTTCCGTCGATGGGCTGACGCGGTTTTATGGGCCGCGCATCGGCTGCCGCGACGTCTCCTTCGACCTTTATCCGGGCGAGGTGCTCGCCGTCGTCGGCGAATCCGGCTCCGGCAAGACAACATTGTTGAACTGTGTCTCCGGCCGGATGCCGCTCTCATCGGGCACCGTCTCCTACCGCATGCGCGACGGTGTGGTGCGCGATCTTGCTGCGCTCGGCGAGGCGGAGCGGCGCTTTCTGATGCGCACCGATTGGGGCTTCGTGCACCAGAACCCGGCCGACGGGCTCAGGATGAACGTCTCGGCGGGTGCCAATGTCGGCGAGCGGCTGATGGCGATCGGCGACCGGCATTACGGCAAGATCCGCGGTTCGGCGCTCTCCTGGCTTGAGCGTGTGGAGGTGCCCGCCGACCGCATCGACGACGATCCGCGCGGCTTTTCTGGCGGCATGCGCCAGCGCCTGCAGATCGCCCGCAACCTTGTGACCGCGCCCCGCCTCGTCTTCATGGACGAGCCGACGGGTGGGCTCGACGTCTCCGTGCAGGCGCGTCTTCTCGATCTTATCCGTGCGCTCGTCGCCGATCTCGGCATGGCGGCGCTCGTCGTCACGCACGACCTCGCCGTCGCCCGGCTCCTCTCCCACCGTATCATGGTGATGAAGGCGGGGGAGGTGGTCGAGGAGGGGCTGACGGACCGTGTCCTCGACGATCCGCATGCGCCCTATACGCAGCTTCTCGTCTCTTCGATCCTGCAGGTGTGA
- the phnL gene encoding phosphonate C-P lyase system protein PhnL, whose protein sequence is MQPRLELADVAKSFTMHLRGGIHIPVVENVSFTLMPGECVVLGGPSGAGKSSILKMIYGNYSTDRGAIRVAGKGDVIDIATADPRRVLEVRRDTLGYVSQFLRVVPRVASRDLVAEPLVERGCSREEALAKADALLARLNLPERLWHLPPATFSGGEQQRVNIARGFIAGHPLLLLDEPTASLDAKNRDVVIALIEEGKAAGRSFLGIFHDAEMRAAVADREVDVTAFAPKAAA, encoded by the coding sequence ATGCAGCCCCGTCTTGAACTCGCCGATGTCGCCAAGAGCTTCACCATGCATCTGCGTGGTGGCATCCACATTCCGGTCGTCGAAAACGTCTCCTTCACGCTCATGCCCGGCGAATGCGTCGTGCTCGGCGGGCCGTCCGGTGCCGGCAAGAGCTCGATCCTCAAGATGATCTATGGCAATTATTCAACCGATCGCGGCGCGATCCGTGTCGCGGGCAAGGGGGATGTGATCGATATCGCCACGGCCGATCCGCGGCGTGTGCTGGAGGTTCGTCGCGACACGCTTGGCTATGTCAGCCAATTCCTGCGCGTCGTGCCGCGCGTCGCCTCGCGCGATCTCGTCGCCGAGCCGCTCGTGGAGCGGGGCTGTTCCCGCGAGGAGGCGCTCGCCAAGGCCGACGCGCTTCTTGCCCGCCTCAACCTGCCGGAACGGCTCTGGCACCTGCCGCCCGCCACCTTTTCCGGCGGTGAGCAGCAGCGCGTGAACATCGCCCGCGGCTTCATCGCCGGCCATCCGCTCCTGCTTCTCGACGAGCCGACGGCCTCGCTCGATGCCAAAAACCGGGATGTGGTGATTGCCTTGATCGAAGAGGGAAAAGCTGCGGGCCGCAGCTTCCTCGGGATCTTTCATGACGCGGAGATGCGCGCCGCCGTGGCCGACCGAGAGGTCGATGTGACCGCGTTTGCCCCGAAAGCCGCTGCATGA
- a CDS encoding DapH/DapD/GlmU-related protein yields the protein MTKLSETPLVAPDAVVTDSRLGRYTAIGARTQFQNSSLGDYSYITEDGNVARATIGKFCSIAQNVRINASNHPMWRAGQHHFTYRSNDYFDDAEADEGLFAWREANAVTIGNDVWIGHGAILLPGVTVGDGAVVAAGAVVSRSVGAYEITGGVPARVIKRRFPEEVAARLQTLCWWDWPHACLRAALADFRALSVEEFLAKYEEKAV from the coding sequence ATGACGAAGCTTTCAGAGACGCCGCTCGTTGCGCCGGACGCGGTGGTGACCGACAGCCGGCTCGGGCGCTATACGGCGATCGGTGCGCGCACGCAGTTCCAGAACTCGTCCCTTGGCGATTATTCCTACATCACCGAGGACGGCAACGTGGCGCGCGCGACGATCGGCAAGTTCTGCTCAATTGCCCAGAACGTGCGGATCAACGCCTCCAACCATCCGATGTGGCGGGCGGGCCAGCACCATTTCACTTATCGCTCGAACGACTACTTCGACGATGCGGAAGCCGATGAGGGGCTTTTCGCCTGGCGCGAGGCGAACGCCGTCACGATCGGCAACGATGTCTGGATCGGCCACGGCGCAATCCTCTTGCCGGGCGTGACGGTCGGCGATGGGGCGGTCGTTGCGGCCGGCGCTGTCGTCTCCCGTTCTGTCGGCGCCTACGAGATCACCGGTGGCGTGCCGGCGCGGGTCATCAAGCGGCGATTTCCCGAGGAGGTTGCGGCCCGCCTTCAGACGCTCTGCTGGTGGGACTGGCCGCATGCCTGCCTTCGCGCGGCGCTGGCGGATTTCCGGGCGCTTTCGGTCGAGGAGTTTCTCGCAAAGTACGAAGAAAAGGCCGTCTGA
- the phnC gene encoding phosphonate ABC transporter ATP-binding protein, whose amino-acid sequence MPVTAPSNVPAVRVEKLSKRYGKTLALRNVSVDVAPGEMVALIGASGSGKSTLIRHIAGLERGSGDECRVTVLDRIMQVDGRLSHDARRIRREIGVIFQQFNLVGRLSVLTNVLVGCLGSVPSWRGTLGLFTRGEQEKAMQALSRVGIAETVRQRSSTLSGGQQQRAAIARALVQGAKVILADEPIASLDPSSARRVMEALGEINRADGITVIVSLHQVEYARLYCPRTLALRDGEVAFDGPSAALTDNFLREIYGDASEELVLPGAPAEQPQPVKRPEPAVAKMARQLAVT is encoded by the coding sequence ATGCCCGTAACCGCTCCTTCGAATGTTCCTGCAGTTCGTGTCGAAAAGCTGTCGAAGCGCTATGGCAAGACGCTCGCCTTGCGCAATGTCAGTGTCGATGTCGCGCCGGGCGAGATGGTGGCGCTGATCGGCGCCTCCGGCTCCGGCAAATCGACGCTCATCCGCCATATCGCCGGTCTGGAGCGCGGCAGCGGCGATGAATGCCGCGTGACGGTGCTCGACCGCATCATGCAGGTGGACGGCCGTCTGTCGCACGATGCGCGCCGCATCCGGCGTGAGATCGGCGTCATCTTTCAGCAGTTCAATCTGGTCGGGCGCCTGTCGGTCCTGACCAATGTGCTCGTCGGCTGCCTCGGCAGCGTGCCGTCCTGGCGTGGAACGCTCGGCCTTTTCACGCGGGGCGAGCAGGAGAAGGCGATGCAGGCGCTTTCCCGTGTCGGCATTGCCGAGACGGTGCGGCAACGCTCGTCGACGCTCTCCGGCGGGCAGCAGCAGCGTGCGGCGATCGCGCGCGCGCTCGTACAGGGGGCCAAGGTCATCCTTGCCGACGAGCCAATCGCCTCGCTCGACCCGTCATCCGCACGGCGGGTGATGGAGGCGCTCGGCGAGATCAACCGTGCGGACGGCATCACCGTCATCGTCTCCCTGCATCAGGTGGAATATGCGCGCCTTTATTGTCCGCGCACCCTGGCTTTGCGCGATGGCGAGGTCGCTTTCGACGGCCCCTCCGCAGCCCTGACCGACAATTTCCTGCGCGAAATTTACGGCGATGCGAGCGAGGAGCTCGTGCTTCCGGGCGCGCCGGCCGAGCAGCCGCAGCCAGTGAAACGCCCCGAGCCCGCCGTCGCCAAGATGGCCCGCCAATTGGCCGTGACTTGA